In Desulfovibrio psychrotolerans, a genomic segment contains:
- a CDS encoding bifunctional heptose 7-phosphate kinase/heptose 1-phosphate adenyltransferase encodes MQEQEKRILPQTLAGLVPGLAGKKVLLVGDVMLDEYLTGDAERISPEAPVPVVRVFGERHVLGGAGNVARNLCSLGGIPHVVCVTGTGNGAERMDSLLDKEGIERSFVRIAGRKTTCKTRVIAGRQQMLRIDREDTSPIGADALDELLDHVARHLEAHDVLIVSDYGKGVVSQAFMERLTALRDASSAKPLILVDPKTPNFRWYKRVFMLTPNAKETSEGANLPVGTREEIVAAGQAIFDSLHCERLLTTLGPRGMALFENRQTVWHIPTMAQEVFDVTGAGDTVIATASLSLAAGHSLLESCMLANCAAGIVVGHVGAATVTPAVLTKAILQGMVPVVERWL; translated from the coding sequence ATGCAGGAACAGGAAAAGCGCATACTTCCGCAAACACTTGCCGGTCTGGTCCCCGGTCTTGCGGGCAAAAAGGTGCTCCTCGTGGGCGATGTCATGCTGGATGAATACCTCACCGGCGATGCAGAGCGCATTTCTCCGGAAGCGCCTGTCCCGGTGGTCCGCGTTTTCGGTGAACGGCACGTGCTGGGCGGTGCGGGCAACGTGGCACGCAACCTGTGCAGTCTGGGCGGCATACCCCACGTCGTCTGCGTAACCGGCACGGGCAACGGCGCGGAGCGCATGGATTCCCTGCTGGATAAGGAGGGCATAGAGCGTTCCTTCGTGCGCATCGCGGGCAGAAAGACCACGTGCAAAACCCGCGTCATCGCAGGCAGGCAGCAGATGCTGCGCATAGACAGGGAAGATACGTCGCCCATCGGCGCCGATGCGCTGGATGAATTGCTGGACCATGTGGCGCGCCATCTGGAGGCGCACGATGTGCTCATCGTGTCCGATTACGGCAAAGGCGTGGTCTCGCAAGCCTTCATGGAGCGGCTCACCGCCCTGCGCGATGCCTCGTCCGCAAAGCCGCTCATCCTTGTAGACCCCAAAACGCCGAACTTCCGGTGGTACAAGCGGGTCTTTATGCTCACGCCCAATGCCAAGGAAACAAGCGAGGGCGCCAACCTGCCCGTCGGGACGCGGGAAGAAATCGTGGCAGCAGGGCAGGCCATCTTCGATTCATTGCACTGCGAACGCCTGCTTACCACTCTTGGGCCCCGCGGCATGGCTCTTTTCGAGAACAGGCAGACGGTCTGGCATATCCCCACCATGGCGCAGGAGGTGTTCGATGTCACCGGCGCGGGCGATACCGTCATCGCCACGGCGTCCCTGTCGCTGGCGGCGGGGCACAGCCTGCTGGAATCGTGCATGCTGGCAAACTGCGCAGCCGGTATAGTGGTAGGGCATGTGGGGGCCGCCACGGTCACGCCCGCCGTGCTCACCAAGGCCATTTTGCAGGGCATGGTGCCTGTGGTGGAACGTTGGCTCTAG
- a CDS encoding ParB/RepB/Spo0J family partition protein translates to MAGAPRGLGRGLDALFKGKEETTAEQQAPNMLPLRMLRPNPNQPRKEFAQEALEELAASIKAQGVLQPLLVRPLQDAEGSFYEIVAGERRWRASRLAGLREVPVIVREMTDMETLAVGLIENLQREDLNPMEEALGMQELKDKFSLSQEDMSQRLGKSRSAIANTLRLLQLPQNARDMLQKGTISAGHARALLAVDEAVRPDMLERMVADMLTVREAEAMAKYWKSHGELPSAPVAEQAEPQQGRGGARPVSELPPLLRSVQGRLGDALPVRVSVSGSEDKGKVTLSFSSREQLTALLNRLGVQVEG, encoded by the coding sequence ATGGCAGGAGCACCAAGGGGACTCGGCAGGGGGCTGGACGCCCTGTTCAAGGGAAAGGAAGAAACCACCGCAGAACAGCAGGCACCCAACATGCTGCCGCTGCGCATGCTGAGACCCAACCCCAACCAGCCGCGCAAGGAGTTCGCACAAGAGGCGTTAGAAGAACTCGCCGCGTCCATCAAGGCGCAGGGCGTGCTGCAACCGTTGCTGGTGCGCCCCCTGCAGGACGCGGAAGGAAGCTTCTACGAAATAGTGGCGGGCGAACGCCGCTGGCGTGCCAGCCGTCTTGCGGGGCTGCGCGAGGTGCCGGTCATCGTGCGCGAAATGACCGACATGGAAACCCTTGCCGTAGGTCTTATAGAAAACCTGCAACGCGAGGACTTAAACCCCATGGAAGAGGCATTGGGCATGCAGGAGCTGAAAGATAAGTTCAGCCTCTCGCAGGAAGATATGTCTCAAAGGCTGGGCAAAAGCCGCTCCGCCATCGCCAATACCCTGCGTCTTCTGCAACTGCCGCAAAACGCGCGTGATATGCTGCAAAAGGGCACCATCAGCGCGGGGCACGCCCGTGCCCTGCTGGCAGTGGATGAAGCGGTTCGCCCGGACATGCTGGAACGCATGGTGGCAGATATGCTCACCGTGCGCGAGGCAGAAGCCATGGCAAAATACTGGAAGTCGCACGGAGAACTGCCCTCTGCCCCTGTGGCGGAGCAGGCGGAGCCTCAGCAGGGCAGGGGCGGTGCGCGCCCGGTGTCCGAGCTGCCGCCCCTGCTGCGCAGCGTGCAGGGCAGGCTGGGCGATGCACTCCCTGTGCGGGTTTCCGTGAGCGGGTCAGAGGATAAGGGCAAGGTCACGCTGTCGTTCTCCAGCCGCGAGCAGCTCACGGCGTTGCTGAACAGGCTTGGTGTGCAGGTGGAAGGGTAG
- a CDS encoding ParA family protein, with amino-acid sequence MARIIAVANQKGGVGKTTTSINLAAALAVMEKRVLVVDCDPQANCTSGLGLDQETMPNNLYSTFFQPEEALEAVYETHTPFLSILPSTTDLVAIELELVDKMGREYYLQEVLAGLESRFDYIILDCPPSLGLITLNALCAARELLVPLQCEFFALEGIVKLLQTFEQVRKRLNPGLNLLGVVLTMYDVRNRLSRQVKNEVRKCFPDHLFETVVPRNVRLSEAPSFGKSIIHYDIKSKGAESYLALAKEVVLRRPPRP; translated from the coding sequence GTGGCCAGAATCATCGCTGTAGCCAACCAGAAGGGCGGGGTGGGAAAAACCACCACCTCCATCAACCTTGCGGCGGCGCTTGCCGTAATGGAAAAACGCGTACTGGTCGTAGACTGCGACCCGCAGGCAAACTGCACCAGCGGTCTCGGGCTTGATCAGGAAACCATGCCCAACAACCTGTACAGCACCTTTTTCCAGCCGGAAGAAGCGCTGGAAGCGGTGTACGAAACCCACACCCCCTTTCTTTCCATTCTTCCGTCCACCACAGACCTCGTTGCCATAGAGCTTGAGCTGGTGGATAAGATGGGGCGTGAATACTACCTGCAAGAAGTGCTGGCAGGGCTGGAATCGCGGTTCGATTACATCATTCTGGACTGCCCGCCCTCGCTGGGACTCATCACGCTAAACGCCCTGTGCGCAGCGCGTGAGCTTCTGGTGCCCCTGCAATGCGAATTTTTTGCGCTGGAAGGTATCGTCAAGCTGCTGCAAACCTTCGAGCAGGTACGCAAGCGGCTTAATCCGGGCCTTAATCTGCTGGGCGTGGTGCTCACCATGTATGATGTGCGCAACAGGCTCTCGCGGCAGGTAAAGAACGAGGTGCGCAAGTGCTTCCCGGACCACCTTTTCGAAACCGTGGTTCCGCGCAATGTGCGCCTGTCAGAGGCACCCAGCTTCGGCAAATCCATCATCCATTATGATATAAAATCAAAAGGCGCGGAGTCCTATCTGGCACTGGCTAAAGAAGTCGTGCTCAGAAGACCGCCGCGCCCCTAG
- a CDS encoding NAD-dependent epimerase, which translates to MHILVTGAAGFIGFSLSRRFLAEGHTVVGLDNLNDYYSVDLKKTRLAILQQQPGFSHAYIDLADRPAMADLFAKEQFTHVVNLAAQAGVRYSIENPHSYVDSNLVGFCNVLEGCRHNKVQHLVYASSSSVYGLNTTMPFSVHDNVDHPISLYAASKKANELMAHTYSHLYRLPTTGLRFFTVYGPWGRPDMALFLFTKAILEGKPINVFNHGKMQRDFTYIDDIVEGVIRVTKRTPEPNPNWSGMSPDPCTSPAPYRLYNIGNNNTVELGRFIEVLEEKLGKKATRNMLPMQPGDVAATYANVDDLIADTGFKPNTSIEEGISRFVDWYREYYKA; encoded by the coding sequence ATGCATATTCTCGTAACCGGAGCAGCCGGGTTCATAGGATTCAGTCTTTCCCGCCGCTTTCTTGCGGAAGGGCACACCGTGGTCGGTCTGGATAATCTCAACGACTACTACAGTGTCGATCTCAAAAAAACGCGCCTCGCCATCCTGCAACAGCAACCCGGATTCTCGCACGCCTATATCGATCTTGCAGACCGGCCCGCCATGGCGGACCTGTTCGCCAAAGAGCAGTTCACCCACGTGGTCAACCTCGCTGCTCAGGCAGGCGTGCGCTACTCCATCGAAAATCCGCATTCCTATGTAGATTCCAACCTCGTGGGCTTCTGCAACGTGCTGGAAGGCTGCCGTCATAATAAGGTTCAGCATCTCGTCTATGCTTCTTCCAGTTCCGTGTACGGGCTGAACACCACCATGCCCTTCAGCGTGCATGATAACGTAGACCATCCCATCAGCCTCTATGCCGCCAGCAAAAAGGCCAATGAGCTTATGGCCCACACTTACAGCCACTTGTACCGCCTTCCCACCACGGGCCTGCGCTTCTTCACCGTTTACGGACCGTGGGGCAGGCCCGACATGGCTCTCTTCCTGTTCACCAAGGCCATACTGGAAGGCAAGCCCATAAACGTGTTCAACCACGGCAAAATGCAGCGCGATTTTACCTACATAGATGATATTGTAGAAGGCGTAATCCGCGTCACCAAGCGCACCCCGGAACCAAACCCCAACTGGTCGGGAATGTCGCCGGACCCCTGCACCAGCCCCGCCCCGTACCGCCTCTACAACATCGGCAATAACAACACCGTGGAACTCGGGCGCTTCATAGAGGTGCTGGAAGAAAAGCTGGGCAAAAAGGCCACCCGCAACATGCTGCCCATGCAACCCGGTGATGTGGCTGCCACCTATGCCAATGTGGATGATCTCATTGCAGACACAGGCTTCAAGCCTAACACGTCCATAGAAGAGGGCATCAGCCGCTTTGTGGATTGGTACCGCGAATACTACAAGGCGTAA
- a CDS encoding DUF116 domain-containing protein has translation MDTSPNSASGTPSQGPATPRAAEAESYYGARKRLFIGLITGTSFLICTILLLFWVVPYIGLGNIHPILPYVSGAFLFVLIVVIAWASLGLVLHILKGRPVLGTQRIRGLTIKLFLPLMVLLARFLGIPKENVRHSFIKVNNELVRSENDTFAPEDILILTPHCLQSSTCTLRLSYDVDHCARCGKCPVSMLLRLRDHYGVQFAIATGGTIARRIVVQKRPRMIIAVACERDLTSGIQDTYPLPVYGVLNERPNGPCLDTLVAEEAIERALRMFIANPPPPVNLNALITPASRD, from the coding sequence ATGGATACCTCACCCAACAGCGCTTCCGGCACTCCATCTCAGGGCCCTGCCACCCCCCGCGCGGCAGAGGCAGAATCCTACTACGGCGCGCGCAAACGCCTGTTCATAGGTCTTATCACCGGCACGTCTTTTCTCATCTGCACCATTCTGCTTCTCTTCTGGGTGGTTCCGTACATCGGCCTCGGCAATATCCATCCCATCCTCCCCTATGTGAGCGGGGCCTTCCTCTTTGTCCTTATTGTGGTCATTGCGTGGGCATCTCTCGGGCTTGTGCTGCATATCCTCAAGGGCAGGCCGGTGCTGGGCACACAGCGCATCCGCGGGCTCACCATCAAGCTTTTTCTGCCCCTCATGGTGCTGCTCGCCCGTTTTCTGGGCATCCCCAAAGAAAACGTGCGCCATTCCTTCATCAAGGTGAACAACGAGCTCGTCCGGTCAGAAAACGATACCTTCGCCCCGGAAGATATCCTCATCCTCACCCCCCACTGCCTGCAATCGAGCACCTGCACGCTCCGCCTGTCCTACGATGTGGACCACTGTGCCCGGTGCGGCAAATGTCCCGTAAGCATGTTGTTGCGGTTGCGCGATCATTACGGTGTTCAGTTCGCCATTGCCACGGGAGGCACCATCGCACGCCGCATTGTGGTGCAAAAACGTCCGCGCATGATCATTGCGGTTGCCTGCGAACGCGACCTCACCTCCGGCATTCAGGATACCTACCCCCTGCCTGTTTACGGCGTGCTGAACGAACGTCCCAACGGTCCCTGCCTCGATACCCTCGTGGCGGAAGAAGCCATCGAACGCGCCCTGCGCATGTTCATCGCCAACCCGCCACCGCCGGTCAATCTCAATGCCCTCATCACTCCGGCATCGCGGGACTGA
- the fmt gene encoding methionyl-tRNA formyltransferase, which produces MAQEIAGGSAPMRAVYMGTPEFAATILRHVAEWGGCEIVGVYTQPDRPCGRGQTCKLSEVKELALELGLPVYQPVNFRNPDDVEQLRALRPDVLLVAAYGLILPPAVLNIPVHGAINVHASLLPRYRGAAPIQRAIMNGDPVTGISIMQMEQGLDTGPVLLQKALAIGIFDTAGTLHDQLADLGGRMLVQALELLPVGGLRPKPQDNALATHAPKLTKPEGVVDWNQSAISVHARIRGVTPWPGAYFMMHRAGHKPVRVSIEPGEIGPALEGTPAPGTVLGLVDDKLAIATRDRVYYISTLRPASKKPMSAAAFHCGYLCACEEATCSGEGL; this is translated from the coding sequence ATGGCTCAGGAAATAGCGGGAGGCTCTGCACCTATGCGCGCCGTGTACATGGGAACACCGGAATTTGCCGCCACCATCCTGCGGCATGTGGCAGAGTGGGGCGGCTGCGAAATCGTGGGCGTCTACACCCAGCCGGACCGCCCCTGCGGACGCGGCCAAACCTGCAAGCTTTCCGAAGTCAAGGAATTGGCGCTGGAGCTTGGCCTGCCCGTGTACCAGCCCGTCAATTTCCGCAATCCCGACGATGTGGAGCAGCTGCGCGCCTTAAGGCCCGATGTGCTCCTCGTCGCCGCCTACGGCCTCATTCTTCCGCCCGCTGTCCTGAACATTCCCGTGCACGGCGCCATAAACGTCCATGCGTCTCTCCTGCCTCGGTACCGTGGTGCCGCCCCCATCCAGCGGGCTATCATGAACGGTGACCCCGTTACCGGCATTTCCATCATGCAGATGGAGCAGGGGCTGGATACCGGCCCCGTCCTCCTGCAGAAGGCCCTTGCCATCGGCATTTTCGACACCGCAGGCACCCTTCATGACCAGCTTGCCGACCTTGGCGGCCGTATGCTTGTTCAGGCACTGGAACTGCTCCCCGTTGGCGGCCTGCGCCCCAAACCGCAGGACAATGCCCTGGCCACCCACGCCCCCAAGCTCACCAAACCGGAAGGCGTTGTGGATTGGAACCAGTCCGCCATTTCCGTGCATGCGCGCATCCGTGGCGTAACGCCGTGGCCCGGTGCCTATTTCATGATGCACAGGGCAGGGCACAAGCCTGTCCGCGTGTCCATTGAACCCGGCGAAATCGGCCCCGCGCTGGAAGGCACCCCCGCTCCCGGCACGGTGCTCGGCCTCGTGGACGACAAGCTGGCCATCGCCACCCGCGACAGGGTGTACTATATTTCGACCCTGCGTCCCGCCAGCAAAAAGCCCATGTCCGCAGCAGCCTTTCATTGCGGCTACCTGTGCGCCTGCGAAGAGGCCACCTGCTCCGGCGAAGGATTGTAG
- the def gene encoding peptide deformylase, with protein sequence MIREILKYPDARLAVECTEVCEITEEIRQLAEDMAETMYKEEGIGLAAPQVGEHCRLIVVDVTGPEERKGLMKLVNPRLVNHEGEVETEEGCLSVLNYRSKVKRAEKVRLLAKDVDGKEVCMDADGLLAICLQHEIDHLDGTLFIDKISRLKRTMYDGKVKKWLRK encoded by the coding sequence ATGATTCGTGAGATTCTGAAATACCCGGATGCCCGCCTTGCCGTTGAATGCACAGAGGTATGCGAGATTACGGAAGAAATACGCCAGCTTGCCGAAGACATGGCCGAAACCATGTACAAGGAAGAGGGCATAGGTCTTGCCGCCCCGCAGGTCGGCGAGCACTGCCGCCTTATTGTGGTGGATGTTACCGGCCCGGAAGAGCGCAAGGGACTGATGAAGCTGGTTAATCCCCGCCTCGTCAACCACGAGGGCGAAGTGGAAACCGAAGAAGGCTGCCTCTCCGTTCTCAATTACCGCTCCAAGGTCAAACGCGCCGAAAAGGTTCGCCTCCTTGCCAAAGATGTCGACGGCAAGGAAGTCTGCATGGATGCGGACGGCCTTCTCGCCATCTGCCTGCAGCATGAAATCGACCACCTGGACGGCACCCTGTTCATCGACAAGATCAGCCGCCTCAAGCGCACCATGTACGACGGCAAGGTCAAAAAATGGCTCAGGAAATAG
- a CDS encoding tetratricopeptide repeat protein, with product MTRATVLVLVLIIILASGCSGMPEAEDDLAQARRAYVDRQYLEAERLYERYLKAHQDGEARWEVWNRLVEMALAVRNNPHDAIDLLEAMYLEYADDEDKARSILHRLGTLAMENRVLDKAVEVWQRLLTAPDTTSLDHAVAYRNIGEAYIATGDYDLALDALRSCVETDAPPAEHALCLYGLAQTHFFLENYDKAESMLEGVLASSGIEQDLRMIATLLLADVFDHLDMPEKAVSLLQGIRDEYPNPMVVEKRLEYLGQRLGVVVKRTAPVKDSDIERNDPILETEQQHVPESSKDNDPYSGI from the coding sequence ATGACCCGCGCAACCGTTCTGGTACTGGTGCTTATAATCATCCTCGCCTCCGGCTGCTCCGGCATGCCGGAGGCCGAGGATGATCTTGCACAGGCCCGCAGGGCCTATGTTGATAGGCAGTATCTGGAAGCCGAACGCCTCTACGAGCGCTATCTCAAAGCCCATCAGGACGGAGAAGCGCGCTGGGAGGTCTGGAACCGCCTTGTGGAAATGGCCCTTGCCGTGCGCAACAATCCGCACGATGCCATCGACCTTCTGGAAGCCATGTATCTGGAATACGCCGATGATGAAGACAAGGCCCGGTCCATTCTCCACCGCCTCGGAACCCTTGCCATGGAAAACCGCGTGCTCGACAAGGCAGTGGAGGTCTGGCAACGGCTCCTCACCGCCCCGGATACCACTTCTCTCGACCATGCCGTTGCCTACCGCAACATAGGTGAAGCCTATATTGCCACCGGCGACTACGACCTTGCACTGGATGCCTTGCGTTCCTGTGTGGAGACCGATGCCCCGCCCGCGGAACATGCCCTGTGTCTGTACGGGCTCGCTCAGACGCATTTCTTTCTGGAAAACTACGACAAGGCCGAATCCATGCTGGAAGGGGTGCTCGCATCTTCCGGCATAGAGCAGGACCTGCGCATGATCGCCACCCTCCTGCTTGCAGATGTCTTCGACCATCTGGATATGCCCGAAAAGGCTGTTTCATTATTGCAGGGCATCCGCGATGAATACCCCAATCCCATGGTGGTGGAAAAGCGGCTGGAATATCTTGGGCAGCGCCTAGGGGTGGTTGTCAAACGGACTGCGCCGGTAAAGGATTCGGATATTGAACGCAACGACCCGATTCTGGAAACGGAACAGCAGCACGTGCCGGAATCCTCCAAGGATAATGATCCCTATTCCGGCATCTGA
- the gyrA gene encoding DNA gyrase subunit A has translation MSNQISIEKELKKSYLEYSLSVIIGRAIPDVRDGLKPVHRRILFAQHELGNGWNRAPKKSARVVGDVIGKYHPHGDSAVYDAIVRMAQPFSMRDLLVDGQGNFGSIDGDAAAAMRYTEVRMSRLAGEFLSDIDKETVEFKANYDNTLLEPSVLPTKVPNLLLNGSSGIAVGMATNIPPHNLGELVDALLVLLDDRDCSIEELMRHVKGPDFPTGGICYAGQGLRDAYTTGRGTVKIRGKVEVEERKKGFQSIVIREIPYALNKASLVEKIAALVNDRKIDGVTDLRDESDRKGIRVVIDLKRGTIPDIVINALYKYTPLESSFGINMLAVVGNRPQTLTLKSALSYFIDHRREVIIRRTRYDLRKAEARAHILEGLRIALDNIDEVVRIIRASGTPQDARDGLMDRFGLSEIQAQAILDMRLQRLTNLEHEKLVDEYTELLKQITWLNSILDNRDVLQGVIRDELTELKSMFATQRRTDIEAELDGIDIEDLIPDEDVVITLSRRGYIKRTTLESYRAQKRGGKGIAGLHTGDGDFVQDFLTTTNHQFLLLFTNKGRMFQLKVYQVPEGGRTARGMHIANLLPLEESEFVTTVLSVRAFDEDKYFLFATKRGMVKRSSADLYGKARRTGIIAVGMREDDELIMVREVNEHCHVVLTTQDGIAIRFHCNDVRPMGRGATGVKGIALRSNDEVVACVTLAQDTTNEIMTVSQGGYGKRTRLELYRVQSRGGKGIINFKVTPKTGPVLGAIPVQLEDELILLTSDNKIIRMNISEVRSVGRATQGVRLVALNEGGSVVGFDRVQERDVILIQDEQE, from the coding sequence GTGTCCAATCAAATAAGCATAGAAAAGGAACTCAAGAAGTCATATCTTGAGTATTCTCTGAGTGTTATCATAGGTCGCGCCATTCCGGACGTACGCGACGGGCTCAAGCCCGTGCACAGGCGCATACTGTTTGCCCAGCATGAACTCGGCAACGGCTGGAACCGGGCGCCAAAAAAATCCGCCCGCGTGGTCGGTGACGTCATCGGTAAATATCACCCCCATGGTGATTCCGCCGTGTACGATGCCATTGTCCGCATGGCCCAGCCCTTTTCCATGCGCGACCTGCTCGTGGACGGTCAGGGTAACTTCGGTTCCATAGACGGCGACGCCGCGGCAGCCATGCGTTACACGGAAGTACGCATGTCCCGCCTCGCAGGGGAATTCCTCAGCGATATCGACAAAGAAACCGTCGAATTCAAAGCCAACTACGACAACACGCTCCTGGAACCTTCGGTTCTGCCCACCAAGGTGCCCAACCTGCTGCTTAACGGCTCGTCCGGTATTGCGGTGGGCATGGCCACCAATATTCCGCCCCACAATCTGGGCGAACTGGTGGACGCTCTTCTGGTCCTTCTGGACGACCGCGACTGCAGCATTGAAGAGCTTATGCGTCACGTCAAGGGACCGGATTTCCCCACCGGCGGTATTTGCTACGCCGGGCAGGGACTGCGCGATGCGTATACCACCGGACGCGGCACCGTGAAGATACGCGGCAAGGTGGAGGTGGAGGAACGCAAAAAGGGCTTCCAGTCCATTGTCATCCGCGAGATTCCTTACGCCCTGAACAAGGCCAGCCTTGTGGAAAAGATCGCGGCGCTGGTCAATGACCGCAAGATAGACGGCGTAACCGACCTGCGCGACGAATCAGACCGCAAGGGCATCCGCGTGGTCATAGACCTTAAGCGCGGAACCATACCGGATATCGTCATCAACGCCCTGTACAAGTATACGCCGCTGGAAAGTTCCTTCGGCATTAATATGCTTGCCGTTGTGGGCAACCGCCCGCAGACGCTTACCCTCAAGAGTGCCCTGTCCTACTTCATCGATCACCGCCGCGAGGTCATCATACGGCGCACCCGCTACGACCTGCGTAAGGCCGAAGCCCGTGCCCATATTCTGGAAGGCCTGCGCATCGCACTGGATAATATCGATGAGGTAGTGCGCATCATCCGTGCATCCGGCACCCCGCAGGACGCACGGGACGGTCTCATGGACCGGTTCGGTCTTTCCGAAATTCAGGCTCAGGCCATTCTGGATATGCGCCTGCAACGCCTCACCAACCTTGAGCACGAAAAACTGGTGGACGAGTACACAGAACTGCTCAAGCAGATCACGTGGCTCAATTCCATTCTGGATAACAGAGACGTGCTGCAGGGCGTTATCCGCGATGAACTCACGGAACTTAAGTCCATGTTCGCCACCCAGCGCCGCACGGACATAGAGGCGGAACTGGACGGCATAGACATAGAAGACCTCATCCCGGATGAAGACGTGGTTATCACCCTTTCCCGCCGTGGCTACATCAAGCGCACCACGCTGGAATCCTACCGGGCTCAGAAGAGGGGAGGGAAGGGTATTGCCGGACTGCACACCGGCGACGGCGACTTCGTGCAGGACTTCCTTACCACCACCAACCATCAGTTCCTGCTGCTCTTCACCAACAAGGGCCGCATGTTCCAGCTCAAGGTCTACCAGGTGCCGGAGGGCGGCCGCACGGCCCGTGGCATGCACATCGCAAACCTGCTTCCGCTGGAAGAGAGCGAATTTGTTACCACCGTGCTCTCTGTGCGTGCCTTTGACGAAGACAAGTACTTCCTCTTCGCCACCAAGCGCGGCATGGTCAAACGGTCCAGCGCAGACCTCTACGGCAAGGCACGCCGCACAGGCATCATTGCCGTGGGCATGCGTGAAGATGACGAACTCATCATGGTGCGCGAGGTAAACGAACACTGCCATGTGGTGCTCACCACGCAGGACGGCATAGCCATCCGCTTCCATTGCAACGATGTGCGTCCCATGGGCCGTGGTGCCACGGGTGTAAAGGGCATTGCCCTGCGCAGCAATGATGAGGTAGTGGCCTGCGTCACTCTGGCGCAGGATACGACCAACGAGATTATGACCGTTTCTCAGGGCGGTTACGGCAAACGTACCCGGCTTGAGCTGTACCGTGTCCAGTCTCGTGGCGGCAAGGGCATCATCAACTTCAAGGTCACGCCCAAAACCGGCCCCGTGCTTGGTGCCATTCCTGTGCAGCTGGAGGATGAGCTCATCCTTCTTACCTCAGACAACAAGATCATCCGCATGAACATCAGCGAAGTCCGCAGCGTCGGCCGTGCAACGCAGGGCGTGCGGCTGGTTGCCCTCAACGAGGGCGGCAGCGTTGTCGGGTTCGACCGTGTCCAGGAACGCGATGTGATACTGATACAGGACGAACAGGAATAG